One window from the genome of Pantoea cypripedii encodes:
- a CDS encoding sulfite reductase subunit alpha — MKIPYIPEDAPFNGDQKYWLAGFLAGLHSRLLVLEDKQQTAPAAGAATTTQLHILFGSQTGNAEALAQTAAKAARAKGLVPVVQALGEVDIDVFATMRHVLIVTSTYGEGEMPDNAQLFWQAISASTAPRMEQMHFAVLAIGDTGYDGFCQAGKFIDMRLEQLGAKRVVDRIDCDIDYEEPSSAWLGSTMPQFAASAGSSGTVLESAPEAPVIPGSNKQNPYAAALVTNKRLSGEQSGKDIRHFEFDLTDSGLKYEAGDALGVIPVNDPALVTLLLTQLNADYETPVPGFDRNLGDLLTYQFEISEPSRKLIEWVGQNTTNQELRHVLQHDDKDTLGVWLWGKDTLDLLQLELTRSLSVPEFVAMLRPLQHRAYSISSSSKAHPNQVHLTIASVRYHSGGRARNGVCSTYLAERVRRGEKPAIFISPNKAFRVPANNKAPLIMVGPGTGIAPFRAFLQERKVSGAEGKNWLFFGDQHQEHDYIYQDELNEWQQSGLLTHLDLAFSRDQEEKIYVQNRMLEKGAELYAWLQEGAYFYVCGDASRMAKDVDSALYEVVRQFGGLSSERAAAYIDQLKKDKRYLRDVY; from the coding sequence ATGAAGATTCCTTACATTCCTGAAGATGCACCTTTCAATGGTGATCAAAAATACTGGCTGGCGGGTTTTCTCGCCGGTCTCCACTCGCGCCTGTTGGTGTTAGAGGACAAGCAGCAGACCGCACCGGCTGCGGGCGCGGCGACCACGACCCAGCTTCATATCCTGTTCGGTTCGCAGACCGGCAACGCCGAAGCGCTGGCCCAGACGGCAGCGAAAGCGGCACGCGCCAAAGGCCTGGTGCCGGTAGTGCAGGCGCTGGGTGAAGTGGACATTGATGTCTTCGCGACCATGCGTCATGTGTTGATCGTCACTTCTACCTATGGTGAAGGCGAAATGCCGGACAACGCACAGCTGTTCTGGCAGGCCATTTCTGCCAGCACTGCGCCACGCATGGAGCAGATGCACTTCGCCGTACTGGCGATTGGTGATACCGGTTATGACGGCTTCTGCCAGGCCGGTAAATTTATCGATATGCGCCTGGAGCAACTGGGTGCTAAACGCGTCGTTGACCGTATCGACTGCGACATTGATTACGAAGAGCCATCCAGCGCATGGCTTGGCAGCACCATGCCACAGTTTGCCGCCAGTGCCGGCAGCAGCGGCACCGTGCTGGAGAGCGCGCCGGAAGCACCGGTTATTCCGGGTAGCAACAAGCAGAACCCGTATGCCGCTGCGCTGGTGACCAATAAACGCCTTTCTGGCGAACAGTCGGGCAAAGATATCCGTCACTTTGAGTTTGATCTGACGGACAGCGGACTAAAGTACGAAGCGGGCGATGCACTGGGTGTGATCCCAGTCAATGACCCTGCGCTGGTGACGCTGCTGCTGACCCAGCTGAACGCTGATTATGAAACGCCGGTGCCGGGCTTTGACCGTAACCTCGGCGATTTGCTGACGTACCAGTTCGAAATCTCCGAGCCGTCACGCAAACTGATTGAGTGGGTAGGCCAGAACACCACTAACCAGGAATTGCGTCATGTATTGCAGCACGACGACAAAGATACCCTCGGCGTGTGGCTGTGGGGCAAAGACACGCTGGATCTGCTGCAACTGGAGCTGACGCGTAGCCTGTCAGTGCCGGAATTTGTTGCGATGCTGCGTCCGCTGCAACACCGTGCTTACTCCATCTCATCCAGCTCGAAAGCGCACCCGAATCAGGTACATCTCACCATCGCCTCTGTGCGTTATCACAGTGGTGGCCGCGCCCGTAACGGTGTTTGCTCCACCTACCTGGCTGAACGTGTGCGTCGCGGCGAGAAACCGGCAATCTTTATTTCGCCAAATAAAGCCTTCCGCGTGCCCGCTAACAACAAGGCACCGCTGATCATGGTCGGTCCTGGGACCGGTATCGCACCGTTCCGCGCCTTCCTGCAGGAGCGTAAAGTCAGCGGAGCTGAAGGCAAAAACTGGTTGTTCTTTGGTGACCAGCATCAGGAACACGATTACATCTACCAGGATGAGCTGAATGAGTGGCAGCAAAGCGGCCTGCTGACGCACCTGGATCTGGCGTTCTCACGCGATCAGGAAGAGAAGATTTACGTGCAGAACCGTATGCTGGAGAAAGGCGCTGAGCTGTACGCCTGGCTGCAGGAAGGGGCTTATTTCTACGTGTGTGGCGATGCATCGCGCATGGCGAAAGATGTCGACTCCGCACTGTACGAAGTGGTACGCCAGTTCGGTGGCTTGTCCAGCGAGCGTGCCGCTGCCTATATCGACCAATTGAAGAAAGACAAACGCTATCTGCGTGACGTCTACTAA